A window of Microbacterium lushaniae genomic DNA:
GCGGGCCGTCGGAGGACATGTACGCCGCCGCGTCGTACCGCGATGTCGTGCGGGAGGTCACCACGGAACTGCTCGCCCGGGTCGAAGCCGCCGCCGCGGCGGGGATCGCGCCATCCCGCGTCATCCTGGATCCCGGGATCGGCTTCGGCAAGCGGGGTGCCCAGAACTGGGACGTGCTGCGGGCCCTGCCACAGCTGACGGCGCTCGGGCCGCGCGTGCTCGTGGGCACCAGCCGCAAGCGATTCCTCGCCGACGCGCTCGGCGACGACGCGTCGACCGAGCGCAAGGATCTGGCGACCGCCGTGACGAGCGTCCTCGCCTCCCGTGCGGGAGCGTGGGGGGTGCGCGTGCACGATGTGGCGGCCACGTGCGATGCTCTGCAGGTCGTGGAGCGGTGGGATGGGATCGGGGCATGAGCAGAGACGACGTCGTGGATGAGATCACCCTCACCGGGGTGCGGGCCTTCGGATACCACGGGGTCTACCCCGACGAACGTCGCGACGGCCAGGAGTTCGTCGTCGACCTGACGCTCCACGTGCCGACCGGACCCGCGGCCGCTTCGGACGATGTCGCCGACACCGTGCATTACGGCGAGCTGGCCGAGAAGGTCGCCGCCGTCGTGACGGGCGAGCCGGTCAACCTGCTCGAGCGCCTCGCCCAGCGCATCGCCGACGTCGTCCTCGCCGACGATCGCGTGCAGCTGGTGGAAGTCACCGTCCACAAGCCCTCCGCGCCCATCCCCGTGCCCTTCGGCGACGTCGCGGTGACGGTGCGCCGATCGCGCCCGATCTCGCGGCCGGCCGGCTTCGCCTCGGAGCCCCGGTGACCGCGGCGGATCCCGGCGACGCAGGTGTGCGCCGCGCGGCGCCGCTGGGCACCGAGGCCGTCATCGCGCTGGGCGCGAACCTCGGCGACCGCGCCGAGACGCTCACCGCCGCCCTCACCGCCATCGGCGAGCTGCCCCTGACCACCGACCTGCGCGCATCGCGCGCGTTCGAGACCGTCGCCGTCACCGTGGCCGGTGAGAACGAGGACGCCCCGCGGTACCTCAACGCGGTCGCGCTCATCCGCACGCGCCTGGCTCCCTCGCTGCTGCTGCAGGCGCTGCACGGCGTCGAGTCGGCGCACGGCCGCGTACGTCGCGAACGGTGGGGCGACCGGACGCTGGATCTGGATCTCATCTCCTACGGGCAGCTCACCTCGACCGATCCCGCCCTGACCCTGCCGCATCCGCGCGCCGCCGAGCGCGAATTCGTCCTGACGCCGTGGCTCGACGTCGACCCCGACGCGCAGCTGCCCGGCGTGGGAGCGGTGCGTGACGCGCGCGAGCGCCTGCAGGACCGATCGTGAAGCGCACCGGCGCCGGCTCCCTCACACTCGCGGCAGTGCTGGGAGCGGGTGCGGGCTTCCTCATCGACATGGCCTTCAGCGCCGCCGGGCGCCCGACCTTCACCCCGGCGGTGAGCCTGCCCATCCTCCTGCTGCTCCTCGGGGCCATCGTCGTCGTCCTGGCCATCCCGGTCTACCGTGCCAGCCGCGGACGCACGGCAGCGGCCATCGATCCGTTCCGGTCGCTGCGCATCGCGATGCTCGCCAAGGCCTCCAGCATCGTGGGCGCGGCCCTGGGTGGCCTGGGGGTCGGACTCCTCGCCTTCCTGCTCACGCGGCCCGTCGTCCCGTCGCTAGGCTCGATGGGCACGGTCATAGCGACGGCGGTCTGCGGCGGGCTCCTGATCGCCGCAGGACTCGTCGCGGAACAGCTGTGCACGATCCGGAAGGACGACGATGACGATCAACCCGGGAACCCCTCCGGAGTCGATGCCTCCGACCGCTGACCACCGCGGCGACGACGTGCTCGACCGGGCGACGTTCGACGCCATCCGGGAGCCGCGCGGCGCAGGCCGGCTTCCACTCGGAGACGGCCAGTGGCACCAGCTGGCCCGGGCGTACGTGTGGGTCCAGATGATCTCTACCGCCACCATGCTGGTCGTGGTGCTGGCGGTCGCACTGGTGATGCAGCTGTGGCTGCAGCAGACGTGGGTGTGGGCGCCCGCCGGCGTGGTCGGTGTCATCCTGCTGTGGGCGCTGGCGATCACGCCGCGTCAGGCGCGCTCGTACGGCTACCAGCTGCGCCAGGACGACCTGGTCTTCCGCCGCGGCATCCTCTGGCAGCGGATGGTCGCCGTCCCCTACGGACGGATGCAGCTGATCGACATCACGCACGGCCCCCTCGACCGCGGTTTCGGGATCGCCCAGCTGAAGCTCGTGACCGCTGCTGCCACCACCGCCGTCACGATCCCCGGCCTGACCCAGGACGCGGCGGAGAGGCTGCGCGACACGCTCGTGGACGTCGCCGAGACCCGCCGGACCGGCCTGTGAGCGATCCGACCGCACCTGCTCCTCCCGCCCGGGAGGTGCGCTCGCCCCTGAGCGACGGCG
This region includes:
- the folP gene encoding dihydropteroate synthase, with the translated sequence MTVVMGIVNVTPDSFSDGGRYVDPGAAIAHGVRLRDLGAAMIDVGGESTRPGATRVAEGVEQERVLPVVSALASAGIAVSIDTMNAATAVAAVAAGARIVNDVSGGLSDPEMLAAVAATDADVVLGHWRGPSEDMYAAASYRDVVREVTTELLARVEAAAAAGIAPSRVILDPGIGFGKRGAQNWDVLRALPQLTALGPRVLVGTSRKRFLADALGDDASTERKDLATAVTSVLASRAGAWGVRVHDVAATCDALQVVERWDGIGA
- the folB gene encoding dihydroneopterin aldolase, with protein sequence MSRDDVVDEITLTGVRAFGYHGVYPDERRDGQEFVVDLTLHVPTGPAAASDDVADTVHYGELAEKVAAVVTGEPVNLLERLAQRIADVVLADDRVQLVEVTVHKPSAPIPVPFGDVAVTVRRSRPISRPAGFASEPR
- the folK gene encoding 2-amino-4-hydroxy-6-hydroxymethyldihydropteridine diphosphokinase, producing the protein MTAADPGDAGVRRAAPLGTEAVIALGANLGDRAETLTAALTAIGELPLTTDLRASRAFETVAVTVAGENEDAPRYLNAVALIRTRLAPSLLLQALHGVESAHGRVRRERWGDRTLDLDLISYGQLTSTDPALTLPHPRAAEREFVLTPWLDVDPDAQLPGVGAVRDARERLQDRS
- a CDS encoding DUF3180 family protein, which encodes MKRTGAGSLTLAAVLGAGAGFLIDMAFSAAGRPTFTPAVSLPILLLLLGAIVVVLAIPVYRASRGRTAAAIDPFRSLRIAMLAKASSIVGAALGGLGVGLLAFLLTRPVVPSLGSMGTVIATAVCGGLLIAAGLVAEQLCTIRKDDDDDQPGNPSGVDASDR
- a CDS encoding PH domain-containing protein — protein: MTINPGTPPESMPPTADHRGDDVLDRATFDAIREPRGAGRLPLGDGQWHQLARAYVWVQMISTATMLVVVLAVALVMQLWLQQTWVWAPAGVVGVILLWALAITPRQARSYGYQLRQDDLVFRRGILWQRMVAVPYGRMQLIDITHGPLDRGFGIAQLKLVTAAATTAVTIPGLTQDAAERLRDTLVDVAETRRTGL